In Clostridium sporogenes, one genomic interval encodes:
- a CDS encoding YiiX/YebB-like N1pC/P60 family cysteine hydrolase: MNKKNIGIILLAISIFAISSSNVKAAESNMEGKQKYTIEEKQVIEKNNKEMKELINNWDKITEATPEEFIKIEKEKKSKFKLNNVRSFSAGDNTNRTQEEYLRDYEDFLGGYGDILITPMGKYDSFTGHAGIVCVDNQYTIEAYPMGKQVEGVQRRVNNWKDRYDKVILAGVNGADESHYRNAIKYAEERIGLGYNYNILNKWTTNRFYCSQIVWRAWMEQGFDLDKDGGSAVLPNDLISDKLQILKASK, encoded by the coding sequence ATGAATAAAAAAAATATTGGTATTATATTATTAGCAATTTCCATTTTTGCCATATCAAGCAGTAATGTTAAAGCTGCTGAAAGTAATATGGAAGGAAAGCAGAAATATACTATTGAAGAAAAACAAGTTATAGAAAAAAACAATAAAGAAATGAAAGAATTAATTAATAACTGGGATAAAATAACGGAAGCTACACCTGAAGAATTTATTAAAATAGAAAAAGAAAAGAAATCAAAGTTTAAACTTAACAATGTAAGATCCTTTAGTGCAGGAGATAATACTAATAGGACTCAAGAAGAATATCTTAGAGATTATGAAGATTTTTTAGGTGGATACGGAGATATTTTGATTACTCCTATGGGAAAATATGATAGTTTTACAGGACATGCTGGAATAGTGTGTGTTGATAATCAATATACTATTGAAGCTTACCCTATGGGAAAACAAGTAGAAGGAGTTCAACGAAGGGTAAATAATTGGAAAGATAGATATGACAAAGTTATACTTGCTGGTGTTAATGGGGCGGATGAGTCTCATTATAGAAATGCTATAAAATATGCAGAAGAAAGAATAGGACTTGGATATAATTATAATATATTAAATAAGTGGACAACAAACAGATTTTATTGCTCACAAATTGTTTGGAGAGCTTGGATGGAACAAGGATTTGATCTAGATAAAGATGGAGGAAGTGCTGTTCTTCCTAATGATTTAATAAGCGATAAATTACAAATATTAAAAGCATCTAAGTAA
- the cobO gene encoding cob(I)yrinic acid a,c-diamide adenosyltransferase: MKEEKGYIQVYTGNGKGKTTAALGISLRAICSGKKVFFGQFTKGMKYSELKAQTILPNFSMEQFGRDKFIFGNPEEEDVKLAKEGLKKIEEILISGDYDLVVMDEVNIALYYGLFTVEEVIDVLDKRNPKVEVILTGRYAKEEIIEKADLVTEMKEIKHYYEKGVPARVGIEN, from the coding sequence ACATACAAGTTTATACAGGGAATGGTAAAGGTAAAACTACAGCAGCTTTAGGAATTTCTTTAAGGGCAATCTGTTCTGGAAAAAAAGTTTTTTTCGGACAATTTACAAAGGGGATGAAATATAGCGAACTAAAGGCTCAAACTATATTACCTAATTTTTCTATGGAGCAGTTTGGAAGAGATAAATTTATATTTGGAAATCCAGAAGAAGAAGATGTAAAATTAGCAAAAGAAGGACTAAAAAAGATAGAAGAAATATTAATTTCTGGTGATTATGATTTAGTTGTTATGGATGAAGTTAATATAGCTTTATATTATGGATTATTTACAGTAGAAGAAGTAATAGATGTATTAGATAAAAGAAATCCAAAGGTAGAGGTTATATTAACAGGAAGATATGCAAAAGAAGAGATAATAGAAAAAGCAGATTTAGTAACAGAAATGAAAGAAATAAAACATTACTACGAAAAAGGAGTACCTGCAAGAGTAGGGATAGAAAATTAA
- a CDS encoding molybdopterin-binding protein, protein MKKIPVKEAVGCVLCHDITQIIPGKIKDRAFKKGHIIREEDVPALLSLGKDNIYIWEKKEGYLHENEAAERLKNLSAGDGLDFSEVKEGKINFIANRDGILKIDKELLMKLNLIDEIMLATRHNNMPVEKGDKVAGTRVIPLVINEKKILEAEKLTEGKKIVSVKPYEKLKVGLIVTGNEVYYGRIKDAFSPVIEKKLSKFDCQIIDKIILSDNPKIITETIENYIDKGADLILCTGGMSVDPDDTTPTAIKNTGGEIISYGAPVLPGAMFLVAYKNDIPILGLPGCVMYAKTTIFDLILPRVIAGERVTKRELAAYGHGGFCAECEVCRYPNCSFGKGW, encoded by the coding sequence ATGAAAAAAATACCTGTAAAAGAAGCAGTAGGCTGCGTATTATGTCATGATATAACACAGATAATTCCAGGGAAAATAAAGGATAGAGCTTTTAAAAAGGGGCATATAATTAGAGAAGAAGATGTACCTGCATTGCTATCTTTAGGAAAAGACAATATATATATATGGGAGAAAAAAGAAGGATATTTACATGAAAATGAGGCGGCAGAAAGACTTAAAAATTTATCAGCAGGGGATGGACTAGACTTTTCAGAAGTGAAAGAGGGAAAAATAAATTTTATTGCAAATAGAGATGGAATTTTAAAAATAGATAAGGAACTTTTAATGAAATTAAATCTAATAGATGAAATTATGTTAGCTACAAGGCATAATAATATGCCAGTTGAAAAAGGGGACAAAGTAGCTGGCACAAGAGTAATTCCACTTGTTATTAATGAAAAGAAAATATTAGAAGCAGAAAAGTTAACTGAAGGTAAAAAAATAGTAAGCGTTAAACCATATGAAAAATTAAAGGTAGGATTAATTGTTACAGGAAATGAAGTTTATTATGGAAGGATAAAAGATGCTTTTTCACCAGTAATAGAAAAAAAGCTATCTAAATTTGACTGCCAAATAATAGACAAGATTATATTATCAGATAATCCAAAAATCATAACTGAAACTATAGAAAATTATATAGATAAAGGAGCAGATCTTATACTTTGCACAGGTGGTATGTCCGTAGATCCAGATGATACTACTCCAACAGCTATTAAAAATACTGGTGGAGAAATAATATCATATGGAGCACCAGTGCTTCCAGGGGCAATGTTTTTAGTTGCATATAAGAATGATATCCCTATTTTAGGATTACCTGGTTGTGTAATGTATGCTAAAACAACTATTTTTGATTTAATTCTCCCAAGAGTAATTGCTGGAGAAAGAGTAACAAAAAGAGAATTAGCAGCATATGGACATGGAGGATTTTGTGCAGAATGTGAAGTCTGTAGATATCCCAACTGCAGCTTTGGTAAAGGGTGGTAA
- a CDS encoding ABC transporter substrate-binding protein has protein sequence MNKKLIAITLSTLILVGGVTGCSNSKSTSANKENSKNEQSANKPLKLDFVQTSRHDDSVSKFSMTYDKKPKKALAITNCMIEMMLSMGLEDQMAGTAYAENNILPALKPAYDKVTVMSKTHPSKEQLLSNGVDFIISWGSSFNDKGVGTIDWLNENKIKAYIPRSGEADATIDSIYEDFNNLGIIFGKEDKAKEVNNKIKSELKETTDKIKDIDKKVKVLGYDLGTDKAVVIGKGISNEIISLAQGENIFGNIDKTYPEVSMEEVIKKNPDVIMILEYSVGNGGETFENKVKALKANPALKDVNAIKNNKFIKVELTELYPGERVPQTVKKLAKEFYPDKF, from the coding sequence ATGAACAAAAAGTTAATCGCTATAACATTATCGACATTAATATTAGTAGGAGGTGTTACTGGCTGCTCTAATTCAAAAAGTACTAGCGCAAATAAAGAAAATAGTAAAAATGAACAATCTGCTAATAAACCACTAAAACTAGATTTTGTACAAACTAGCAGACATGATGACAGTGTTAGCAAATTCTCAATGACTTATGATAAAAAACCTAAAAAAGCTTTGGCTATAACAAATTGCATGATAGAAATGATGCTATCTATGGGATTAGAAGACCAAATGGCTGGTACAGCTTATGCTGAAAACAATATACTTCCAGCTTTAAAGCCTGCTTATGATAAGGTGACCGTTATGAGTAAAACTCATCCCTCTAAAGAACAACTACTATCAAATGGTGTGGATTTTATAATAAGTTGGGGTAGCAGTTTTAACGATAAAGGTGTTGGTACTATAGATTGGTTAAACGAGAATAAAATAAAAGCTTATATTCCAAGATCTGGAGAAGCAGATGCAACAATAGATTCTATATATGAGGACTTTAATAATCTTGGAATAATCTTTGGCAAAGAAGACAAAGCAAAAGAAGTAAATAATAAGATTAAATCAGAATTAAAAGAAACTACAGATAAAATTAAAGATATTGATAAAAAAGTTAAGGTTTTAGGATATGATTTGGGAACAGATAAAGCTGTAGTAATTGGAAAAGGTATAAGTAATGAGATAATCTCACTAGCTCAAGGAGAAAACATATTTGGAAATATAGATAAAACTTATCCAGAGGTATCTATGGAAGAAGTAATAAAGAAAAATCCTGACGTAATAATGATTTTAGAATATTCTGTTGGGAACGGCGGAGAAACTTTCGAAAACAAAGTTAAAGCCCTTAAGGCAAACCCTGCTTTAAAGGATGTAAATGCTATAAAAAACAATAAATTTATAAAAGTTGAATTAACTGAATTATATCCTGGTGAAAGAGTTCCTCAAACTGTAAAGAAATTAGCTAAAGAATTCTACCCTGATAAATTTTAA